In Salana multivorans, a single genomic region encodes these proteins:
- a CDS encoding right-handed parallel beta-helix repeat-containing protein, with protein sequence MTEIHVAVSGDDAADGTVDAPLRTIDRAAGLAHPGDTVVVHAGTYREWVRPRRGGLSDTRRITYTAAEGEHVRITGAEAVTGWVDEGDGVWRVSVPSSLFGEWNPYAIEVGGDWIVYDDVRRDRKHLGDVYLNGSGSYEAHSVAEVAAAATSERTEIRDDWTGIVVPVRDVAQTRRAWYAEVGPDATTIWASFDGADPNAEQVEINVRRSVFYPDRHHVDYITVRGFELAQAACPWTPPTADQPGLIGPNWAKGWIIEDNVIHDAKCSAISIGKEASTGDNYATVRGDKSGYQYQLESVFSARQIGWDREHVGSHVIRRNHVYDCGQNGIVGHLGCVFSTIEDNHIHDIATRREFYGYEIAGIKLHAAIDVVIRGNRIHDCSLGTWLDWETQGTRLSRNVYYRNERDLFIEVSHGPYLVEHNVLASPVSLDNMSQGGAYVHNLVAGAVRLEHVRDRATPYHRPHSTQVAGYAVIEGGDDTWIGNVFLGGNLAEAYEAGSFGFERSGYGTAGYAAYPASFDEYLAGLRENEGDHRRFMDLRQPVTLHGNVYLAGARGRDGEADAVVVDGPAHVRVEDDGDVVVLVTDLPEAATAAVVGAVGGRDLPRVRVANADVEELDGSPAVIDVDLVGRRRTADGRYPAGPLVDLPAGPARTRVLD encoded by the coding sequence ATGACCGAGATCCACGTGGCCGTCAGCGGCGACGACGCGGCCGACGGCACCGTCGACGCCCCGCTGCGCACGATCGACCGGGCGGCCGGGCTCGCGCACCCCGGTGACACCGTCGTGGTGCACGCCGGCACCTACCGCGAGTGGGTGCGCCCCCGCCGGGGCGGCCTGAGCGACACGCGCCGGATCACCTACACGGCCGCCGAGGGTGAGCACGTGCGGATCACCGGCGCCGAGGCGGTGACGGGCTGGGTCGACGAGGGCGACGGCGTCTGGCGCGTCAGCGTACCGAGCTCGCTGTTCGGCGAGTGGAACCCGTATGCCATCGAGGTGGGGGGCGACTGGATCGTGTACGACGACGTCCGTCGTGACCGCAAGCACCTCGGCGACGTCTACCTCAACGGGTCAGGTTCCTACGAGGCGCACTCGGTCGCGGAGGTGGCGGCGGCCGCGACGTCCGAGCGCACCGAGATCCGGGACGACTGGACCGGCATCGTCGTCCCCGTCCGCGACGTGGCGCAGACCAGGCGGGCCTGGTACGCGGAGGTCGGGCCGGACGCGACCACGATCTGGGCGTCCTTCGACGGCGCCGACCCGAACGCCGAGCAGGTCGAGATCAACGTGCGTCGCTCGGTCTTCTACCCCGACCGGCACCACGTCGACTACATCACGGTCCGCGGGTTCGAGCTGGCCCAGGCTGCCTGCCCGTGGACGCCGCCGACCGCCGACCAGCCGGGGTTGATCGGCCCGAACTGGGCCAAGGGCTGGATCATCGAGGACAACGTCATCCACGACGCGAAGTGCTCCGCGATCTCGATCGGCAAGGAGGCGTCGACGGGCGACAACTACGCGACCGTCCGCGGGGACAAGTCGGGCTACCAGTACCAGCTCGAGTCCGTGTTCTCGGCCCGCCAGATCGGCTGGGACCGCGAGCACGTCGGCTCCCACGTGATCCGCCGCAACCACGTCTACGACTGCGGGCAGAACGGGATCGTCGGCCACCTCGGCTGCGTGTTCTCGACCATCGAGGACAACCACATCCACGACATCGCGACCAGGCGCGAGTTCTACGGCTACGAGATCGCCGGCATCAAGCTCCACGCGGCGATCGACGTCGTCATCCGCGGCAACCGGATCCACGACTGCTCGCTCGGCACGTGGCTCGACTGGGAGACGCAGGGCACGCGGCTGTCCCGCAACGTCTACTACCGCAACGAGCGGGACCTGTTCATCGAGGTGAGCCACGGCCCCTACCTCGTCGAGCACAACGTCCTCGCCTCGCCGGTGAGCCTCGACAACATGAGCCAGGGCGGCGCCTACGTGCACAACCTCGTCGCCGGCGCCGTCCGGCTCGAGCACGTGCGCGATCGGGCCACGCCGTACCACCGCCCGCACAGCACCCAGGTGGCCGGCTACGCCGTCATCGAGGGCGGCGACGACACGTGGATCGGCAACGTCTTCCTCGGCGGGAACCTGGCGGAGGCGTACGAGGCCGGGTCGTTCGGGTTCGAGCGCTCCGGCTATGGGACGGCCGGGTACGCCGCCTACCCGGCGTCGTTCGACGAGTACCTCGCCGGGCTGCGGGAGAACGAGGGCGACCACCGGCGGTTCATGGACCTGCGCCAGCCGGTGACGCTGCACGGCAACGTCTACCTCGCCGGGGCGCGCGGTCGGGACGGCGAGGCGGACGCGGTCGTCGTCGACGGCCCGGCCCACGTGCGCGTGGAGGACGACGGCGACGTCGTCGTCCTCGTCACCGACCTCCCCGAGGCGGCGACGGCCGCCGTCGTCGGGGCGGTCGGGGGACGGGACCTGCCGCGCGTGCGCGTGGCGAACGCCGACGTCGAGGAGCTGGACGGCTCGCCGGCCGTCATCGACGTCGACCTGGTCGGGCGACGCCGGACGGCCGACGGCCGCTACCCGGCCGGACCGCTGGTCGACCTGCCGGCCGGTCCGGCCAGGACCCGCGTCCTGGACTGA
- a CDS encoding acyl-CoA dehydrogenase family protein — protein sequence MRTHRTILTDELLAAIHDRAPRHDAENTFPEQDLADLAAAGYLTAFVPADLGGAGLTLEEVAREQLRLAAASPATALAVNMHLVVTGLAAHLRSRGDASVEFVLRDAAAGEVFAFGNSEAGNDLVMFDSGTRAEPVREARDGGDEAVVGYRYTGTKIFTSLAPVWTRLATFGRDDSDPDAPVLVHGVVDRDGTRTKDDWNTLGMRATQSCSTVLEGAYAPIDRVYRRLAPGPNADSFTFALFAVFEILLAAVYTGVAGRAIELGVEAARRRRSRRTGLTYDVDPDIRWKLAEAAMEHDGAVLQVLALARDVDEDADHGARWFAQLVGLKVRAVESSRRVVDLVLRVSGGASYTATSEISRIYRDVLAGIFHPSDEESAHSTVASSILGPLPAP from the coding sequence ATGCGCACCCACCGGACGATCCTCACCGACGAGCTGCTGGCCGCGATCCACGACCGCGCGCCGCGTCACGACGCCGAGAACACCTTCCCCGAGCAGGACCTCGCCGACCTGGCCGCGGCCGGCTACCTCACCGCGTTCGTCCCGGCGGACCTGGGCGGGGCCGGCCTCACGCTCGAGGAGGTCGCGCGCGAGCAGCTGCGCCTCGCCGCCGCGTCCCCCGCCACGGCGCTGGCGGTCAACATGCACCTCGTCGTGACGGGCCTCGCGGCGCACCTGCGCTCCCGCGGCGACGCGTCGGTCGAGTTCGTCCTGCGCGACGCCGCGGCGGGCGAGGTGTTCGCCTTCGGCAACTCCGAGGCAGGCAACGACCTCGTCATGTTCGACTCCGGGACCCGGGCCGAGCCCGTCCGCGAGGCGCGGGACGGCGGTGACGAGGCCGTCGTCGGCTACCGCTACACCGGGACCAAGATCTTCACCTCGCTCGCCCCGGTCTGGACGCGGCTGGCCACGTTCGGGCGCGACGACTCCGACCCGGACGCCCCGGTGCTCGTCCACGGCGTCGTCGACCGCGACGGCACGCGGACGAAGGACGACTGGAACACGCTCGGGATGCGCGCGACGCAGTCCTGCTCGACCGTGCTGGAGGGGGCGTACGCGCCGATCGACCGCGTCTACCGTCGCCTCGCGCCCGGCCCCAACGCCGACTCCTTCACCTTCGCGCTGTTCGCGGTCTTCGAGATCCTGCTCGCCGCCGTCTACACCGGCGTCGCCGGACGCGCGATCGAGCTCGGCGTCGAGGCCGCCCGCCGTCGCCGGTCGCGCAGGACAGGGCTGACCTACGACGTCGATCCCGACATCCGGTGGAAGCTCGCCGAGGCCGCGATGGAGCACGACGGGGCCGTGCTCCAGGTGCTCGCGCTCGCGCGCGACGTCGACGAGGACGCCGACCACGGCGCGCGCTGGTTCGCCCAGCTCGTCGGGCTCAAGGTCCGCGCGGTGGAGAGCTCGCGCCGCGTGGTCGACCTCGTCCTGCGCGTGAGCGGCGGCGCGAGCTACACCGCGACCAGCGAGATCTCGCGGATCTACCGCGACGTGCTCGCGGGCATCTTCCACCCGAGCGACGAGGAGTCGGCGCACTCGACGGTGGCGTCGTCGATCCTCGGCCCCCTGCCCGCCCCGTGA